The proteins below come from a single Candidatus Edwardsbacteria bacterium genomic window:
- a CDS encoding protein-L-isoaspartate(D-aspartate) O-methyltransferase, which translates to MNYELSRKQMVDQQIIRRGVNDPRVIAAMQKVPRHLFVQEALQDRGYDDNPLPIGQAQTISQPYIVALMSQNLNLKGGEKVLEIGTGSGYQAAVLAEMGAKVFTIERVEKLYHNSRKLLEELKYHDIAVKLGDGTIGWAEHAPYDRIIVTAGAPEVPKTYWDQLAEGGRIAIPVGDVHVQSLVLVDKIEGKEVKSQVCGCVFVPLIGKYGWQTNGQ; encoded by the coding sequence ATGAATTACGAGCTTTCACGAAAGCAGATGGTGGATCAGCAAATCATCCGCCGGGGGGTGAACGATCCCAGGGTGATCGCCGCCATGCAAAAGGTGCCCCGGCACCTGTTCGTGCAGGAAGCCCTGCAGGACCGGGGTTATGACGACAATCCCCTGCCCATCGGCCAGGCCCAGACCATCTCCCAGCCCTATATCGTGGCCCTGATGAGCCAGAACCTGAACCTTAAGGGCGGGGAGAAGGTGCTGGAGATAGGCACCGGCTCCGGCTACCAGGCGGCGGTGCTGGCCGAGATGGGGGCCAAGGTCTTCACCATCGAGCGGGTGGAGAAGCTGTACCACAATTCCCGGAAACTGCTGGAGGAGCTTAAATACCACGATATAGCCGTCAAGCTGGGGGACGGCACCATCGGCTGGGCCGAGCATGCGCCCTACGACCGGATCATCGTCACCGCCGGGGCCCCGGAGGTTCCCAAGACCTACTGGGACCAGCTGGCCGAGGGCGGCCGGATAGCCATCCCGGTGGGCGATGTCCATGTGCAGTCGCTGGTGCTGGTGGACAAGATCGAGGGCAAAGAGGTGAAGAGCCAGGTCTGCGGCTGCGTGTTCGTGCCGCTGATCGGTAAATACGGCTGGCAGACCAATGGACAGTAG
- a CDS encoding TIGR00725 family protein, with product MDSRIRIGVIGASSCSAKLAQAAYTVGKLIAESGAILVCGGMGGVMEAACRGAIEAGGMTVGILPGSSAKEGNDYLTVPVVTGLGYARNSIVVQSAQVLIAIGGKYGTLSELAYAAGFGIPVVGLSTWKIRAPIKHVRTPEEAVRMALKMVRT from the coding sequence ATGGACAGTAGGATCAGGATAGGAGTGATCGGGGCTTCGTCCTGCTCGGCCAAGCTGGCCCAGGCGGCCTACACGGTCGGCAAGCTAATAGCTGAGAGCGGCGCCATTCTAGTATGCGGCGGGATGGGCGGGGTGATGGAGGCCGCCTGCCGGGGAGCAATAGAGGCCGGCGGGATGACGGTGGGCATACTGCCCGGCTCTTCGGCCAAAGAGGGAAATGATTATCTGACAGTTCCGGTGGTGACTGGGCTGGGCTATGCCCGGAACTCCATTGTGGTGCAGTCGGCTCAGGTGCTGATAGCCATCGGCGGGAAATACGGCACGCTGTCGGAGCTGGCCTACGCCGCCGGGTTCGGGATCCCGGTGGTGGGGCTTTCCACCTGGAAGATCCGGGCGCCGATCAAGCATGTGAGGACCCCGGAGGAGGCGGTGAGGATGGCGTTGAAGATGGTGAGGACGTGA
- a CDS encoding acylphosphatase: protein MNKTMFAHIAGMVQGVGFRYYVWHQARHLGLAGYVRNLPDGSVEAGAEGEEDKLNQFIEALRAGPSGAVVEEVKVVWGEYGGKYREFNITH, encoded by the coding sequence ATGAACAAAACAATGTTTGCCCATATCGCCGGCATGGTGCAGGGCGTGGGATTCAGGTATTACGTGTGGCATCAGGCCAGGCATCTGGGGCTGGCCGGATATGTTCGCAACCTGCCGGACGGTTCAGTGGAGGCCGGGGCCGAAGGCGAAGAGGATAAATTAAACCAGTTTATTGAGGCCCTCCGGGCCGGGCCCTCCGGCGCGGTGGTGGAGGAGGTCAAAGTGGTGTGGGGAGAATACGGCGGAAAATATCGGGAGTTTAATATTACGCACTAA
- a CDS encoding adenine phosphoribosyltransferase, protein MAVNLGKFIREVPDFPKKGIGFKDITTLLKDAEGFKLAVDQLSEQLKDVKIDAIAVIESRGFPFGSALAYKLGTGLLLVRKPGKLPAPTIRQEYELEYGTDALEIHQDAITPGQNVLIVDDLLATGGTAMAVAQLVEKLKGKVAAIAFVVELDFLKGREKLAGHKVVSLVHYQSE, encoded by the coding sequence ATGGCAGTCAACCTGGGAAAATTCATCAGAGAAGTGCCGGACTTTCCCAAAAAAGGCATCGGCTTCAAGGACATCACCACACTTTTAAAGGATGCCGAGGGCTTCAAGCTGGCGGTGGACCAGCTGTCAGAACAACTAAAGGACGTTAAGATAGACGCCATCGCGGTGATAGAGTCCCGGGGCTTTCCCTTCGGCTCGGCTTTGGCCTACAAGCTGGGCACCGGCCTGCTGCTGGTCCGCAAGCCCGGCAAACTGCCGGCCCCGACCATCCGCCAGGAATATGAGCTGGAATACGGCACCGACGCCCTGGAGATCCACCAGGACGCCATCACGCCGGGACAGAATGTCCTGATCGTGGACGACCTGCTGGCCACCGGAGGGACGGCCATGGCGGTGGCCCAATTGGTGGAGAAGCTTAAAGGGAAGGTGGCCGCCATCGCTTTCGTAGTGGAGCTGGATTTCCTGAAAGGGCGGGAGAAGCTGGCCGGTCATAAGGTGGTCTCACTGGTGCACTATCAAAGCGAGTAA